In a single window of the Pedococcus dokdonensis genome:
- a CDS encoding TetR/AcrR family transcriptional regulator — MSSADAIPIPSDGGDGCNPLRADAQRNRARVLNAAREAFADQGLEVPMAEVARRAGVGIATLFRRFPTRDDLITAVFSDTMARYSEAVDVALEDPDPWRGFCGYVQQVCAMQAADRGFMKVLTRTFPHDRLFEAERERAFHAFTTLMENAKAAGGLRADFVPQDLAITLMANAGVVSVTGGAAPESSPRIVAYLLQAFAAQAAQPLPPAPTQRRIHRALRLHR, encoded by the coding sequence GTGAGCTCGGCCGACGCGATACCTATCCCCAGTGACGGCGGCGATGGCTGCAACCCGCTTCGCGCCGACGCGCAGAGGAACCGCGCGCGAGTGTTGAATGCTGCGCGCGAGGCGTTTGCCGACCAGGGCCTCGAGGTGCCGATGGCGGAGGTGGCTCGGCGGGCGGGGGTCGGGATAGCCACGCTCTTTCGCAGATTTCCGACCCGCGACGACCTCATCACGGCAGTCTTCTCGGACACCATGGCCCGCTACAGCGAGGCGGTCGACGTGGCCCTAGAAGACCCCGACCCTTGGCGTGGATTCTGTGGCTACGTCCAGCAGGTGTGCGCCATGCAGGCTGCGGACCGGGGGTTCATGAAGGTGCTGACCAGGACGTTCCCGCATGACAGGCTATTTGAGGCCGAGAGGGAGCGGGCGTTCCACGCCTTCACCACGCTCATGGAAAATGCCAAGGCGGCCGGAGGTCTGCGCGCCGACTTCGTGCCGCAGGACCTGGCCATCACCCTGATGGCGAATGCCGGGGTAGTGAGTGTGACAGGAGGCGCGGCCCCCGAGTCTTCGCCACGAATCGTCGCCTACCTCCTCCAGGCCTTCGCTGCCCAAGCCGCCCAGCCCCTTCCTCCAGCACCGACCCAGCGGCGTATCCACCGTGCGCTGCGACTGCATCGATGA
- a CDS encoding MMPL family transporter translates to MSIFLYRLGRTAFARPWLFIAGWVAILAVVVGAVVINGVSVSSEMKIEGTEAQTVLDRVAAELPEASGGQASVVFAAPDGQRLDTPKRLAVISRTVSDVYDLEKVVNPLDAATGAGSEGAPGTPQENAPGDPPPGTDQGQAPPYQPLLVNGAPVPGVLVSSDGQVALFQFQFTVASTSLTDDDVTSVVEVVERAEQGTGIIVLPSDSLKAIEIPVGIGEVIGLVVAALVLVLTLGSLIAAGLPLVTALVGVGIGVGGAYALSTAVEMNSATPVLGLMVGLAVGIDYALFVVNRQRRLILDRGLTAHEAAGRAVGTAGSAVFFAGLTVLIALTALTVIGIAMLSTMALVAASTVALAVLIALTLLPALLGLVGERICSDKARARRRAKVEAESHSIADHWVKGVIRFRRPAIAGVVALLGVMAIPAASMNLGIPSGATANQDTAARQSYEAVSQGFGEGFNGPLLVTAEPTGTAGRVTPELTAKLIGEFQERDDIVLAAPVGVNEAGDLAVFSIIPTSGPSDEATSDLVKSLRQQANPIAQDNQVRLGVTGFTAIGIDMSDKLAGVLPLYLGIIVVLSVLILMLVFRSVVVPIKATAGFLLSILATFGATTAVFQWGWVSGLFGFDTGGPLMSFMPIIVTGILYGLAMDYEVFLVSSMREAHIHGQAARPSVVHGFDHASRVVVAAAIIMVAVFSGFIFSHDIMIKQIGFALAAGILIDAFIVRLTLVPALMAVFDERAWWLPRWLDRLLPDLDIEGDKLLTMLNQQAEATDRQDIKIRN, encoded by the coding sequence ATGTCCATATTCTTGTACCGACTTGGACGAACCGCGTTCGCCAGGCCCTGGCTGTTCATTGCGGGCTGGGTCGCGATCCTCGCGGTGGTTGTCGGTGCCGTGGTCATCAACGGGGTGAGCGTCAGCTCGGAGATGAAGATCGAAGGCACCGAGGCCCAGACCGTGCTCGACCGCGTCGCCGCTGAGCTCCCCGAAGCCTCAGGGGGTCAGGCCAGCGTGGTCTTCGCCGCACCGGACGGTCAGCGCCTCGACACTCCGAAGCGACTCGCGGTGATCAGCCGCACGGTCAGCGACGTCTACGACCTCGAGAAGGTCGTCAACCCCCTCGACGCCGCGACGGGCGCCGGTTCGGAGGGCGCGCCCGGCACCCCCCAAGAGAATGCACCGGGCGATCCCCCGCCCGGGACGGACCAGGGTCAGGCGCCCCCTTACCAGCCGCTGCTGGTGAACGGGGCGCCGGTGCCCGGCGTCCTGGTGTCCTCCGACGGGCAGGTCGCGCTGTTCCAGTTCCAGTTCACGGTGGCATCGACCTCGTTGACAGATGACGACGTCACCTCCGTGGTCGAGGTAGTGGAGCGGGCCGAGCAGGGAACCGGGATCATCGTTCTCCCGAGCGACTCACTCAAAGCCATCGAGATCCCCGTCGGCATCGGGGAGGTGATCGGTCTCGTCGTCGCCGCACTGGTGCTGGTGCTCACCCTCGGTTCCCTGATCGCGGCCGGCCTGCCCCTGGTCACCGCGCTCGTCGGCGTCGGCATCGGAGTAGGTGGCGCCTATGCGCTCTCGACGGCCGTCGAGATGAACTCCGCCACCCCCGTCCTAGGTCTCATGGTCGGCCTCGCCGTTGGCATCGACTACGCGCTGTTCGTCGTCAACCGGCAGCGACGACTGATCCTCGACCGAGGACTCACCGCGCATGAGGCAGCCGGGAGAGCAGTCGGCACCGCGGGCAGTGCCGTCTTCTTCGCCGGCCTCACCGTACTCATCGCGCTGACGGCGCTGACTGTCATCGGCATCGCGATGCTGTCCACGATGGCACTGGTCGCGGCCTCCACAGTCGCCCTCGCGGTCCTCATCGCCTTGACCCTGCTGCCCGCGCTGCTGGGGCTGGTGGGGGAGCGGATCTGCTCGGACAAGGCCCGCGCACGGCGCCGCGCAAAGGTGGAGGCGGAGTCGCACAGCATCGCTGACCATTGGGTCAAAGGTGTGATCAGGTTCAGGCGGCCTGCCATCGCCGGCGTGGTCGCGCTCCTCGGGGTGATGGCAATCCCCGCAGCCAGCATGAATCTGGGCATCCCTTCGGGTGCGACCGCGAACCAGGACACCGCCGCCCGTCAGAGCTACGAGGCGGTCTCTCAGGGCTTCGGTGAGGGATTCAACGGGCCTCTATTGGTCACCGCCGAGCCCACCGGCACCGCAGGCCGCGTCACACCCGAACTGACCGCGAAGCTGATCGGCGAGTTCCAGGAGCGGGATGACATCGTGCTGGCCGCACCCGTCGGCGTCAACGAGGCCGGCGACCTGGCCGTGTTCAGCATCATCCCCACCTCGGGTCCCAGTGACGAGGCCACCAGCGACCTTGTGAAGTCGCTACGCCAGCAAGCCAACCCGATCGCCCAGGACAACCAGGTGCGGCTGGGCGTGACCGGGTTCACGGCCATCGGAATCGACATGTCCGACAAGCTCGCTGGCGTGCTTCCCCTCTATCTCGGCATCATCGTCGTGCTTTCCGTCCTGATCCTGATGCTGGTCTTCCGCTCGGTGGTGGTCCCGATCAAGGCCACCGCCGGCTTCCTACTCAGCATCCTGGCCACCTTCGGCGCCACGACCGCCGTCTTTCAGTGGGGATGGGTCAGCGGCCTCTTCGGGTTCGACACCGGCGGCCCGCTCATGAGCTTCATGCCGATCATCGTGACCGGCATTCTCTACGGACTTGCTATGGACTACGAGGTCTTCCTGGTCTCCTCGATGCGCGAGGCCCACATCCACGGCCAGGCAGCCCGACCCAGCGTCGTCCACGGGTTCGACCATGCCAGCCGGGTCGTTGTAGCAGCCGCCATCATCATGGTCGCGGTGTTCTCCGGCTTCATCTTCAGCCACGACATCATGATCAAGCAGATCGGCTTCGCCCTTGCCGCTGGCATCCTCATCGACGCCTTCATCGTCCGGTTGACCCTTGTCCCGGCGCTCATGGCCGTGTTCGACGAGCGAGCATGGTGGCTGCCCCGCTGGCTCGACCGCCTGCTGCCCGACCTCGACATCGAGGGCGACAAACTACTGACCATGCTCAACCAGCAGGCCGAGGCGACCGACCGACAAGACATCAAGATCCGCAACTGA
- a CDS encoding helix-turn-helix domain-containing protein: MPARVLAYMLVDDGDCYTAAGLAEGVGVSPASISGAVRDLTAKRLLVEERVPGSRAKLYRVSESDLGSMILATWIPVLMQWESALSAATIEVCGRGGGGHRLAEATSFVAFLRGETEEMPDRWSDYRREPQ; encoded by the coding sequence ATGCCAGCCAGGGTGCTGGCATACATGCTCGTCGACGACGGCGACTGCTACACGGCCGCAGGGCTCGCGGAGGGGGTTGGGGTCAGTCCGGCGAGCATCTCCGGGGCGGTGCGCGATCTCACCGCCAAGCGCCTCCTAGTCGAGGAGCGCGTGCCCGGGAGCAGGGCGAAACTCTACCGAGTTAGCGAAAGCGACCTTGGCAGCATGATCCTGGCCACTTGGATCCCAGTTCTAATGCAATGGGAGTCCGCACTGTCGGCTGCCACGATCGAGGTCTGCGGGCGTGGTGGCGGTGGCCACCGACTAGCCGAGGCGACATCGTTCGTCGCGTTCCTGCGCGGCGAGACGGAGGAAATGCCGGACCGCTGGTCTGACTACCGCCGGGAACCTCAGTAA
- a CDS encoding PaaI family thioesterase: protein MNREEFLASWNEKFRPQEDGAQLPPHHHHCLGCGPDNPHGHHLTVHRRGEEVHATHIFDERHVGAPGIAHGGAVATVLDDLFGYLLYLTGGPAVTRQLEVLYASPVILGTTYRLAARVLRAEGRKLYVEADMRDVEGSLVASAAALFLSVDVTHFDQGMPR, encoded by the coding sequence ATGAACCGGGAGGAGTTCCTCGCCAGCTGGAACGAGAAGTTCCGGCCACAAGAAGATGGCGCTCAGCTTCCGCCGCACCACCACCACTGCCTCGGATGCGGACCCGACAACCCGCACGGCCATCACCTCACAGTTCATCGACGCGGCGAGGAGGTGCACGCGACTCACATCTTCGACGAACGCCACGTGGGTGCACCTGGGATCGCGCACGGGGGTGCCGTGGCCACGGTCCTGGACGACCTGTTCGGTTACCTGCTGTACCTAACTGGAGGTCCGGCGGTGACCCGACAACTCGAAGTGCTTTACGCCTCGCCAGTCATCCTCGGCACCACCTACCGTCTTGCTGCGAGGGTGCTCCGGGCAGAAGGGCGCAAGCTCTACGTTGAAGCCGACATGAGGGACGTCGAAGGGTCCCTTGTCGCCTCCGCCGCGGCCCTCTTCCTGTCGGTGGACGTTACCCACTTCGACCAGGGCATGCCGCGATAG
- a CDS encoding peroxiredoxin translates to MRVGDLAPDFELPDQHETAVRLSRLLVAGPVVLFFYPLAMSRGCTAESCHFRDLAAEFEAAGAMRVGISGDTVARQRQFDAEHRLGYRLLSDADGTAASAYGVQRTLPGLPPSRSTFVIGSDRRVLGVISSELRMELHADEALRILGAEGPQGSG, encoded by the coding sequence ATGCGGGTCGGTGACCTTGCCCCGGACTTCGAACTGCCCGACCAGCATGAGACCGCGGTTCGGTTGAGCCGCCTGCTGGTGGCTGGGCCAGTGGTTCTATTCTTTTATCCACTGGCGATGAGTCGAGGCTGCACCGCGGAGAGCTGTCATTTTCGTGACCTGGCGGCGGAGTTCGAGGCGGCAGGGGCGATGAGGGTCGGGATCAGCGGCGACACAGTTGCTCGGCAGCGACAGTTCGACGCCGAACATCGCCTCGGGTATCGGTTGCTCTCCGACGCGGATGGCACCGCGGCGTCCGCCTACGGGGTCCAGAGAACTCTTCCTGGATTGCCGCCGAGCCGCAGCACCTTCGTGATCGGCTCCGACCGGCGGGTGTTGGGGGTGATCAGCAGTGAGCTACGGATGGAGCTCCATGCCGACGAGGCGCTGCGGATCCTCGGAGCTGAGGGGCCACAAGGGTCTGGGTGA
- a CDS encoding DoxX family protein, protein MGRILFSVLFLMSGFGHLTKTKMMAQYSASRGVPKAVAPTLVFGTGLMIVAGALMVLLGAWGDLGALFLVVFLVPTAVVMHGPWGIEDPQQQMMEQTQFLKDLALAGAALMVLALFSWAEPGLGLTLTDPLFDLD, encoded by the coding sequence GTGGGGCGCATCTTGTTCTCTGTGTTGTTCCTGATGTCGGGATTCGGGCACCTGACCAAGACCAAGATGATGGCTCAGTACAGCGCCTCTCGCGGGGTCCCTAAGGCAGTGGCGCCGACGTTGGTCTTCGGGACGGGGCTGATGATCGTGGCCGGCGCGCTGATGGTCCTGTTGGGTGCCTGGGGAGACCTAGGCGCGCTGTTCCTGGTGGTCTTCTTGGTTCCTACGGCCGTGGTCATGCACGGCCCCTGGGGTATCGAGGATCCTCAGCAGCAGATGATGGAGCAGACCCAGTTCCTTAAGGATCTGGCTCTGGCAGGGGCGGCGTTGATGGTGCTTGCCCTGTTCAGCTGGGCCGAGCCAGGCTTGGGGCTCACCCTGACCGACCCGCTGTTCGACCTCGACTGA
- a CDS encoding TIGR03085 family metal-binding protein, which produces MPWVQLERSALAATFAATDPEQPTLCEGWTVRHLLAHLVQRERRPLARAIDQLSRNKPGQERRLGTLVDRARTAKGYDELLARFARGPSRWSPLAWADETVNFLEYVIHHEDVRRGGTPPLAPRQLAELELEAIWSRLGTVSRLSYRHAPVGVTFALPAGRGQVVHRGEHGVVVTGDPVELLLCASGRQRAAHVELAGSPESVRRFETWRNS; this is translated from the coding sequence ATGCCTTGGGTGCAGCTAGAGAGAAGCGCGCTCGCCGCGACCTTCGCCGCCACGGATCCCGAGCAGCCCACCCTGTGCGAAGGGTGGACTGTCCGACACCTGCTTGCGCACCTCGTCCAGCGCGAACGCCGGCCCTTGGCGCGGGCGATAGACCAGCTGTCCCGTAACAAGCCCGGTCAGGAGAGGCGGCTGGGCACGCTTGTGGACCGCGCCCGCACCGCTAAGGGGTATGACGAACTGTTGGCCCGCTTCGCGCGAGGGCCTTCGCGGTGGTCACCGCTGGCCTGGGCGGACGAGACCGTCAACTTCTTGGAGTATGTCATCCACCACGAGGATGTCCGCCGCGGTGGGACGCCGCCGCTCGCGCCTCGGCAGCTGGCGGAGCTGGAACTGGAAGCGATCTGGTCTCGCCTGGGCACTGTGTCCCGGCTGAGCTATCGTCACGCGCCCGTGGGAGTGACGTTCGCCCTACCGGCCGGGCGGGGTCAGGTGGTCCATCGCGGCGAACATGGCGTGGTGGTGACCGGCGACCCCGTGGAGTTGCTCCTTTGTGCGAGCGGTCGCCAGCGGGCCGCGCACGTCGAGCTAGCCGGTAGCCCTGAGTCTGTCCGCCGCTTCGAGACCTGGAGGAATTCGTAG
- a CDS encoding MMPL family transporter, whose amino-acid sequence MGGLAGALGKNADAQLSIPGVESVHALELLQNRFPQGAAGGATARVIFAAPDGQSVTDPVRMTAIKQTLAAAAEADQVAAVSDPFATRAVSPDGSTAYATVSYRVQVDKISADSQAQLLATGATARTAGVDVEFGGEATQAQPEQSAAEGIGVLVALMVLALTFGSLLAAGMPLLTALIGVGVGSAGTLALSAVIDLTSTAPILGLMVGLAVGIDYALFISIRHKQHLLEGMPAREAAAMAVGTAGSAVVFAGATVMIALAGLAVVGIPFLTTMGLVAAGMVGVAVLVALTLVPAFLGFAGTQFSRWPVPGLRRRQAKLSTTQSAGSRWATIVTKRPAIFLTAGVVVTGVLALPALDLTLGLPDDGNLSATTTQRKAYDLLAEGFGHGFNGPLTVVVDATTSPDPQSAFDQAGKAIAALDDVAAVAPAVQNPAGDTAIISVIPASGPSESATKDLVGSIRDLQPALTQSTDADVFVTGNTALGIDISDKLTSALPTFLVVVVGLSLLLLMLAFRSIFVPIKATAGFLLSIAATFGALVAVFQWGWMADLIGIQQTGPIISFLPILLVGLVFGLAMDYEVFLVSRMREDYVHGASPKESVVGGFQHGARVVTAAALIMASVFAGFMLSDESTIKSIGFALAFGVLIDAFVVRMTIVPAVMALLGHHAWYLPAWLDRLMPNVDIEGAGLERDHPRTTQGATPPAGADHDRPSPATPEESQPVRQPAI is encoded by the coding sequence GTGGGTGGGCTTGCCGGGGCGCTCGGCAAGAATGCTGATGCTCAGCTGTCGATCCCCGGCGTGGAATCGGTCCACGCCCTGGAGCTGCTCCAGAACCGCTTCCCCCAGGGCGCCGCAGGTGGAGCCACGGCCCGCGTCATCTTCGCCGCCCCGGACGGCCAGTCGGTCACCGATCCCGTCAGGATGACCGCGATCAAGCAGACTCTGGCCGCGGCGGCGGAGGCAGACCAGGTCGCAGCGGTCAGTGACCCGTTCGCCACGCGGGCTGTCTCCCCCGACGGCAGCACTGCATACGCGACGGTCTCCTACCGGGTCCAGGTCGACAAGATCAGCGCCGACTCCCAAGCACAGCTGCTCGCCACCGGTGCCACAGCAAGAACGGCTGGGGTAGACGTCGAGTTCGGGGGCGAGGCCACCCAGGCGCAGCCGGAACAAAGCGCTGCCGAAGGGATAGGAGTCCTGGTGGCGTTGATGGTCCTGGCGTTGACGTTCGGGTCGCTCCTGGCGGCTGGGATGCCGCTACTCACAGCCCTCATCGGGGTTGGCGTCGGATCAGCCGGCACGCTGGCGCTTTCCGCTGTCATTGACCTGACCAGCACCGCCCCCATCCTAGGTCTGATGGTGGGCCTGGCCGTGGGGATCGACTACGCACTCTTTATCTCGATCCGCCATAAACAACACCTGCTCGAGGGGATGCCCGCCCGCGAGGCTGCCGCCATGGCTGTCGGAACCGCTGGCAGCGCGGTTGTCTTTGCCGGCGCCACCGTGATGATCGCCCTGGCTGGGCTCGCCGTCGTCGGGATCCCGTTTCTGACCACTATGGGACTGGTCGCGGCCGGAATGGTCGGCGTCGCCGTCCTCGTGGCGCTGACCCTTGTGCCCGCCTTTCTGGGCTTCGCGGGGACCCAGTTCTCCCGCTGGCCCGTACCCGGACTGCGACGTCGTCAAGCCAAGCTGAGCACCACACAGTCGGCCGGGTCCCGATGGGCGACGATCGTAACGAAGCGCCCCGCCATATTTCTGACCGCAGGGGTGGTCGTCACGGGCGTCTTGGCACTGCCCGCACTCGACCTGACCCTCGGCCTGCCCGATGACGGAAACCTCAGCGCAACGACCACGCAGCGAAAGGCCTACGACCTCCTCGCGGAGGGCTTTGGTCATGGATTCAACGGGCCCCTGACCGTCGTCGTAGACGCCACCACCTCACCCGACCCACAAAGTGCCTTCGATCAGGCCGGCAAGGCCATCGCCGCGCTGGATGACGTCGCCGCTGTGGCACCCGCCGTCCAAAACCCCGCCGGCGACACGGCAATCATCTCGGTCATCCCCGCCAGCGGGCCCTCAGAATCAGCCACTAAGGACCTTGTCGGCTCGATCCGCGACCTCCAGCCCGCACTCACCCAGTCCACCGATGCCGACGTCTTCGTCACCGGCAATACTGCACTTGGCATCGACATTTCGGACAAGCTGACCTCCGCGCTGCCCACGTTCCTGGTGGTCGTCGTCGGGCTCTCGCTCCTGCTCCTGATGCTGGCCTTCCGATCCATCTTCGTCCCGATCAAAGCCACTGCGGGTTTCCTACTCAGTATCGCGGCGACCTTCGGTGCCCTCGTGGCCGTCTTCCAGTGGGGATGGATGGCGGACCTGATCGGCATCCAGCAAACCGGACCGATCATCAGCTTCCTGCCCATCCTCTTGGTCGGGCTCGTCTTCGGACTGGCGATGGACTACGAGGTGTTTCTCGTCAGCCGCATGCGCGAGGACTACGTCCACGGCGCAAGCCCGAAGGAATCGGTCGTCGGTGGCTTCCAGCACGGAGCGCGCGTCGTCACCGCGGCGGCCCTGATCATGGCCTCGGTCTTTGCCGGATTCATGCTCAGCGACGAGTCCACAATCAAGAGCATCGGCTTCGCTCTCGCGTTCGGGGTTCTCATCGACGCCTTCGTGGTCCGGATGACGATCGTGCCGGCCGTGATGGCACTCCTGGGCCACCACGCGTGGTACCTGCCAGCCTGGCTCGACCGCCTGATGCCCAACGTCGACATCGAAGGCGCCGGGCTCGAACGCGACCACCCCCGAACCACTCAAGGCGCGACACCTCCGGCAGGAGCGGATCACGACAGGCCATCTCCGGCGACGCCGGAGGAGTCACAACCGGTCCGCCAACCCGCCATCTGA
- a CDS encoding winged helix-turn-helix transcriptional regulator, producing the protein MTEQSRAPEQWPPGHCLGLQQALELIGGRWTGSILLAVLSGARRFSDIRVAVPGVSDRLLCDRLRRLEAEGLLERHTATDPGLVGYAPTVAGQALVPALRALSDWTTRWRTDIARESDTGAHG; encoded by the coding sequence GTGACCGAGCAGAGCCGCGCCCCTGAACAATGGCCCCCCGGCCACTGCCTCGGCCTGCAGCAGGCGCTAGAACTCATCGGTGGCAGATGGACGGGCAGCATCCTGCTGGCAGTGCTCTCGGGAGCGCGACGCTTCAGCGACATCCGCGTCGCCGTCCCTGGCGTCTCGGACCGGCTGCTGTGCGACCGGCTGCGCCGGCTCGAGGCCGAGGGTCTCCTCGAGCGTCACACCGCAACGGACCCGGGCCTGGTCGGGTATGCCCCGACCGTGGCGGGGCAGGCGCTCGTGCCCGCGCTGCGCGCGCTATCTGACTGGACGACACGTTGGAGGACCGACATCGCTCGCGAGTCCGACACCGGCGCTCACGGCTGA